Proteins from a genomic interval of Mycoplasmopsis columboralis:
- a CDS encoding type I restriction-modification system subunit M, producing the protein MDKKRETERAELHKSIWKIAEDLRGSVDGWDFKTYVLGFMFYRYISENITNWVNQKQHESGEEGFDYKKLDDSKIDDNVVEAIVTGIGYFIKPSELFANMRLNAPQNKDLNTDLQRVFNDIEKSTTGTQSEGDFAGLFNDLDFDSNKLGKSVEERNKNLVKLLESIGDINLGDFQDSSVDVFGDAYEFLMNMYASSAGKSGGEFFTPPEVSELLTKIAINNKKEVNKVYDPTCGSGSLLLKTIKYLGKDNIKDGFYGQEKNITTFNLCRMNMFLHNISYDKFKIKNGDTLLEPMHLEEQPFDVIVSNPPYSLKWEGDSNPTLIQDERFTPAGVLAPKSKADFAFVMHSLHHLAENGVAAIVCFPGIFYRSGAEQKIRKYLVDNNFIDALIQLPDNLFYGTSIATTILVLKKNRKTNDILFIDATNEYIKAGKGNKLSADNIEKLSNVYFERKDVDHLAKVVSYEQIKENDYKLSVSSYVEKEDTTEVIDIKELNAKIKEITARQDELRKEIDRIIAEIEKDEI; encoded by the coding sequence ATGGATAAAAAAAGAGAAACAGAACGTGCTGAATTGCACAAAAGCATTTGAAAAATTGCTGAAGATTTAAGAGGAAGTGTTGATGGATGAGATTTTAAAACTTATGTGTTAGGTTTTATGTTTTATCGTTACATTTCAGAAAACATCACTAATTGAGTTAACCAAAAACAACACGAATCTGGAGAAGAAGGTTTTGATTACAAAAAATTAGATGATTCAAAAATTGATGATAATGTAGTAGAAGCAATTGTTACTGGAATTGGGTATTTTATTAAACCATCAGAACTTTTTGCTAACATGCGTTTAAACGCTCCGCAAAACAAAGATTTAAACACTGATTTACAAAGAGTGTTTAATGACATTGAAAAATCAACTACCGGAACTCAAAGTGAAGGTGATTTTGCTGGTCTTTTTAATGATTTGGATTTTGATAGTAATAAGTTAGGTAAAAGTGTCGAAGAAAGAAACAAAAACTTAGTTAAGTTACTTGAAAGCATTGGAGATATTAATTTAGGAGATTTTCAAGATAGTTCGGTTGATGTTTTTGGAGATGCGTATGAATTCTTAATGAACATGTATGCTTCTAGTGCTGGTAAAAGTGGTGGAGAATTCTTTACACCTCCTGAAGTATCTGAACTTTTAACTAAAATTGCCATTAACAACAAAAAAGAAGTTAACAAAGTATATGACCCAACTTGTGGTTCAGGTTCACTTTTACTTAAAACCATTAAATACTTAGGTAAAGATAACATTAAAGATGGGTTTTATGGTCAAGAAAAAAACATCACTACTTTTAACTTATGTAGAATGAATATGTTCTTACACAACATTAGCTATGATAAGTTCAAAATTAAAAATGGTGACACTTTGCTTGAACCAATGCATTTAGAAGAACAACCTTTTGACGTGATTGTATCTAATCCTCCATACTCATTAAAATGAGAAGGAGATTCAAACCCTACATTAATTCAAGATGAAAGATTTACTCCAGCTGGAGTGCTTGCTCCTAAATCTAAAGCTGACTTTGCCTTTGTGATGCACTCATTACATCACTTAGCTGAAAATGGAGTAGCTGCTATTGTTTGTTTCCCAGGAATTTTCTATCGTTCAGGAGCTGAACAAAAAATTAGAAAATACTTAGTTGATAATAACTTCATTGATGCGTTAATTCAACTTCCTGATAATTTATTCTATGGAACTTCTATTGCTACAACTATTTTAGTGCTTAAGAAAAATAGAAAAACTAATGATATTTTATTCATTGACGCAACAAATGAATACATTAAAGCTGGTAAAGGAAATAAATTATCTGCTGATAATATTGAAAAATTATCAAATGTTTACTTTGAAAGAAAAGATGTTGATCATTTAGCTAAAGTTGTAAGCTACGAACAAATTAAAGAAAATGACTATAAATTATCAGTATCTTCATATGTTGAAAAAGAAGATACAACTGAAGTTATTGATATTAAAGAATTAAATGCCAAAATTAAAGAAATCACTGCAAGACAAGATGAATTAAGAAAAGAAATTGACAGAATCATTGCAGAGATTGAAAAAGACGAAATTTAA